A single Gopherus flavomarginatus isolate rGopFla2 chromosome 17, rGopFla2.mat.asm, whole genome shotgun sequence DNA region contains:
- the LOC127036159 gene encoding histo-blood group ABO system transferase 1-like isoform X3 has product MEYRISSNTQEFHNIKQPSNHILEDLLQIELSRMIYTKPQILKPPRSDVLMMTPWFAPIVWEGTYNSEILNEQFRQRNVTVGLTVFAIKKYVVFLKTFLETAETYLMVGHRVNYYIFTDRPEEVPKVALKEGRNVVVLQVQNYPRWQEISMRRMEMLSLFSQQRFINEVSYLVCVDVDMRFNDQVGVEILSDLFGTLHPGFYTAERRSFTYEHRPASQAYVPSDEGDFYYAGGFFGGTVTEVYKLTKKCHEAIMVDKANGIEAIWQEESHLNKYFLYHKPTKILSPEYLWDDNLGRPEILKKRRFLAVPKNHAAIRNK; this is encoded by the exons AATGATTTATACAAAGCCACAGATTCTAAAGCCACC GAGAAGTGACGTCCTTATGATGACTCCATGGTTTGCTCCAATAGTTTGGGAAGGGACCTATAACTCAGAGATCCTGAATGAGCAATTCCGACAAAGGAATGTCACTGTTGGACTGACAGTGTTTGCTATCAAAAA gtATGTAGTCTTCCTCAAGACATTTTTAGAAACTGCAGAGACATATTTGATGGTTGGACATAGGGTGAACTATTACATTTTCACAGACAGACCAGAAGAAGTTCCTAAAGTTGCGCTCAAAGAAGGAAGGAACGTAGTGGTTCTGCAAGTTCAAAACTACCCTAGGTGGCAAGAAATCTCTATGCGACGAATGGAAATGCTCAGCCTCTTCTCTCAGCAGCGGTTCATTAATGAGGTCAGCTACCTTGTGTGTGTTGATGTAGACATGAGGTTTAATGACCAAGTTGGAGTGGAGATCCTGAGCGACTTGTTTGGCACACTACACCCAGGTTTCTACACCGCAGAGCGTCGGTCTTTCACCTATGAACATCGACCTGCTTCTCAAGCTTATGTGCCCAGCGATGAGGGTGACTTCTACTATGCTGGAGGCTTTTTTGGAGGAACAGTAACGGAGGTTTACAAGCTGACCAAGAAATGCCACGAAGCCATCATGGTGGACAAAGCCAATGGAATTGAGGCAATCTGGCAAGAAGAGAGTCACTTAAACAAGTATTTTCTTTACCACAAACCAACCAAAATACTTTCTCCAGAATACCTGTGGGACGACAATCTAGGTAGGCCAGAGATCCTTAAGAAAAGAAGGTTTCTTGCTGTACCAAAGAATCATGCTGCAATCAGAAATAAATGA
- the LOC127036159 gene encoding histo-blood group ABO system transferase 1-like isoform X4: protein MEYRISSNTQEFHNIKQPRMIYTKPQILKPPRSDVLMMTPWFAPIVWEGTYNSEILNEQFRQRNVTVGLTVFAIKKYVVFLKTFLETAETYLMVGHRVNYYIFTDRPEEVPKVALKEGRNVVVLQVQNYPRWQEISMRRMEMLSLFSQQRFINEVSYLVCVDVDMRFNDQVGVEILSDLFGTLHPGFYTAERRSFTYEHRPASQAYVPSDEGDFYYAGGFFGGTVTEVYKLTKKCHEAIMVDKANGIEAIWQEESHLNKYFLYHKPTKILSPEYLWDDNLGRPEILKKRRFLAVPKNHAAIRNK from the exons AATGATTTATACAAAGCCACAGATTCTAAAGCCACC GAGAAGTGACGTCCTTATGATGACTCCATGGTTTGCTCCAATAGTTTGGGAAGGGACCTATAACTCAGAGATCCTGAATGAGCAATTCCGACAAAGGAATGTCACTGTTGGACTGACAGTGTTTGCTATCAAAAA gtATGTAGTCTTCCTCAAGACATTTTTAGAAACTGCAGAGACATATTTGATGGTTGGACATAGGGTGAACTATTACATTTTCACAGACAGACCAGAAGAAGTTCCTAAAGTTGCGCTCAAAGAAGGAAGGAACGTAGTGGTTCTGCAAGTTCAAAACTACCCTAGGTGGCAAGAAATCTCTATGCGACGAATGGAAATGCTCAGCCTCTTCTCTCAGCAGCGGTTCATTAATGAGGTCAGCTACCTTGTGTGTGTTGATGTAGACATGAGGTTTAATGACCAAGTTGGAGTGGAGATCCTGAGCGACTTGTTTGGCACACTACACCCAGGTTTCTACACCGCAGAGCGTCGGTCTTTCACCTATGAACATCGACCTGCTTCTCAAGCTTATGTGCCCAGCGATGAGGGTGACTTCTACTATGCTGGAGGCTTTTTTGGAGGAACAGTAACGGAGGTTTACAAGCTGACCAAGAAATGCCACGAAGCCATCATGGTGGACAAAGCCAATGGAATTGAGGCAATCTGGCAAGAAGAGAGTCACTTAAACAAGTATTTTCTTTACCACAAACCAACCAAAATACTTTCTCCAGAATACCTGTGGGACGACAATCTAGGTAGGCCAGAGATCCTTAAGAAAAGAAGGTTTCTTGCTGTACCAAAGAATCATGCTGCAATCAGAAATAAATGA